In the Pocillopora verrucosa isolate sample1 chromosome 4, ASM3666991v2, whole genome shotgun sequence genome, TGgaatgaaatttaattaaaaatttgaagtcattGTTTCTCACAGTTGCTGGAGTAGTATATGGCTAGGGTAGAATAAATGTTTTAATCTGAGAAAAGTCAGAAATATCCTCACCTAACTATTTCTGCATCAAAAACTTCCTGACGAAGTTTCCACAATTGATGCATTGACttttgactggaaaaaaaattaccatcaagatatttattaataacaataacaaattcATCTCTTTAACTTTAcactgtgattggtctggaaaactcCTACTATAGTACCCtctcaaaactaaaactaattgCCTTTAAGTTTCTTGCACGATCACTTGATGAAGTAAATCTTGTTCTTActtgagttctgattggttccttgtgatattttccttcactCTAATTGGCTGCTGCAATTACTTACTAATCAATTGGTTTTTTCTAGAACACTCAATCCAAATGTTCTATTGTTGTATGCATTCCATGCTTATCAAGGAATATAGTATAAAGTTTCTAGGTAAATGAGAACAACATTAACTAATTACAAAACCAATAAAAACCTTTATCAATCCAACTTACAGAAGAATCTTTTCTGGAGGATAAGATAATTGTGCCATGATTTTAGGTTCCAATATGGAAATACGTTGAAGCAGGAATAAACTGCACATTATTAAACATGTTattctgaaacaaaattaaaatatattcaatcTTTCACTGTACATGTAAGTCTCAATGACACTAAAAcatgataaaacaaacaaacattatcatcatcattcaCCTGATCATTGACATAATCACTGCCTTCATTGTTGCCACTATCATTATAATCATGAGgtttacaaatttaaagaaactttaatGAGAGCTGCTTACATCAAAGGAGTTTGATAAAAACTCTTGGTACTTACAGAAAACAAGTAGTTATGTAAAAGAGCTGTTCCCTTGTAAGTCTGCAAAGACAAAGTTTGACCAGTGTGCAAAAGTAATGTTTCCACTTGGTAAAAACATTAAAGTGATAGAAAGTTTAATAATAACCTTATAATGATATAATAAACTTTATGGCATTAATATCAGTTATTTCTTGATATTGGTCaagaaaatctttcatttcTCTCAGCTAACAATGTTTAAATATTCTGAGCATTTTCTCTTGTCTTTTATCTTATgtcaaattttcagaacaagTATCATTCAGATACTTCTAAAATACAAAGGAAACTGTTACAAACTATACATAATATTGTAACTTTTAACTTCTATACACTTACAAATAAGATTCACATGTCCATTAAATACTGCAGTGCCTTCACCCACCTTCTGACTAAACGCAGGCTGACTTGAAAGTATGAGTAAACAGTTTCAGCTACTGAAGCTAAAAACATTGCAGCACCAGCtgaaaaataagcaaaatacaataaatacaCACACCATAAGTAAACAATAGAACAAAAAGGgcaaattacaaacaaacaaccaGATAAATACCACTAACAGAAAGTTACAAAATATTACAATGATAACAgttacaaaacattaaaaatgacaataaacTTTCCAGCAATAAGCTGTAATTACTTAGTTATGAATTATTTATTAAGTTTTCAAACTATGAATAACAAAAACTATCACTGAACATATCTTAATTAGAAACTGCTGTTGGAGTTTAACAAACTATTATTTAATAATTGATAATTAATACACACATCAAATGAATGCTGCTCTTACCACAGCCAGTAATTTTTGCAGGGTCTTGACATCTAGAAACTGAGCTTTTTTCACCCAGATGTGAAATATGGCCACCTCTTTTACTCATCACCATTTTTCCTTCCTCATCCACATCTTTAATTCTTGATAAATTTTCAGAGGATGCTTTTCTAGCTTGTTCACATTTCTTGCAATGACCAGCATGTTCTCCAGGACCACCAGCACTGCACTCATGGTCTTCATCTACATATGAAATGACATAAATGTAAAGTGAAGATCATGATCTGCAATAAAATTATGCAACTCAAAATATGTTTAATATGAAGAGTTAAAATCGATTTACTCCTTAACCTACTACTACACATTCCCTggcttgtaaattagttgcaattGATgccagatcaagataacaacttctaccagataagtttgaatattctcattacctgtttgctgaataatgtatggatgttatagggagaagttatatgttaattACTTCTCGGAGGTCAAAGGCTAATATATCAGTTCTTCAACTAAAACCTATACAGAAACACAGTCAAGAACATGTACATATAGTCCTACGTTGCTGATTGACTGGAAGAaaagttgaaatttaaaaatattttcaaatgtttcataTAAACCAATTAAGTTTCCTCATATTGAATTTCCAGAGCATTAAAACTTACAAATTGTAAACATTGACTAAAAAAACCAGAAATATTAATGTCCATCTCAGATTAATTGCACTTATATTTCATTGAAAACACAACCATTAACAGAGTCATTAAACATGTTAAACACATTATAATTGAATCAGTAAGGTGGTAACATCTATCAATGTACCATCGTTTCCCTCTATATTCtgttcttcatcttcatcttcatcttcccACACATCTTTATCTTCTGACGGAGAACCAGCTTCAGTTTGCTGGGAGAGAATAGGTCACATGTGAGCATGTGTACAATACATATTAATTACTTAACACACAAACTGCTGCagtaaaatcattttaaaagtattCACTGTGAGTAATGATATATTTGAGTTATCAAATATTCCTCCTCTGAGCCTTAAAGCACTTCTATCCAGCATCTTGATAAATTGTAATTAAGCAATAGTCTTAAAGTAATTACCCCTCTATGGATGAAAGCCCAAcagttttaatcaaaaaatcaaatctTGAACTCTCAAGATAACTACTACTCACCTGATTCTCCCCATCAGCTTCATCCATTTTCtgaattaaagaaacaaattcacAACATCAAGTACCAATAGATCACAACTATTTATTAgaaacttcttttatttttcaaccaaGGCACTAGCTGTTAGTAATGTGTAACAActctaaatttcaaatttcttttttatcagtCTTCTTTGTTCACAAGAAATTACTAACAATGAACACACTTTCATCAGGCCATTCAGTAAGTTAAAAAGGCATAGATCAGAGAGAAATGATAATGGCTACATGGTGATGATGGAGCATTCAAAGTACCTATTATAACTGTAAATAAGTATCACTGATACAAGTTACCAGTAACCAGCTAAAGGTATAAAACAGAAATCAATCAGACCTGGAATAAGTTAAGTGACCTCATGTACTAACCTGATTCTTAGCTTTGACTTCATCCCACACCTGAAGGAGGAGTTTGTAGACAGTTTCTCTGGATAAGAACGATGAAAAGAAGTGCTGCGAAAGGTGAAAAACAGTTCAGTTACAGAGTAAATTTGTGATTTATTTCGCCTTAcagtatcagccctgaatcatacattaagttcatgagagcaatggaaatgatcaacaaatacaagagctcttgattgttaagcaattaaatctccttgtcagcatcttaggaaatacatggaaaacagtatagagaatgtgcatactgatcttagggtgtaaagggttaagatctaTTGGAGGAAACATGTATATATGGCCTCACCAATAACAACCTTTTGCTTGTTTTATCACATAAAACatggattccatgttgctgtagGTTTGTACAGGTGCTGTtagtaatagattacagaagACATCAAATTGTGGTAAAAACGTCAGCAACACACCTGGCTGCACCTGGTGGTGTGTTGCTTTTCGTTCTAGCCACATATttacatcatctgtgatctattactgaacagacacatggcAACATGGAACCTGTTTGTCATACAAGCAGTCCCTAACTTTGCTAACAACAAAGCTATAATACTATTAAGATTATCACACCACATAATTAATaccaataacaaaaacaacttgCAATGAGCTAACCTTTTCCTCATCAGTACAGATAAGAATTGCATTGGGTACAACATAAGCTGTTTTCTCCCTAGTTATGGACTGAATTTTAGTACAATCTATTGTTACCTGTAAATTAAATGAGGAACacaaattcaatgaaaaacagTCAATACATTTAATTCTTCCTTCTTAATAATACTAACAATTATTTGCCCCTGGCTAACTGAATATGGTTATTAACccctttaaaccctgagagagaccagcatctaatttctccttacagtcataCAGCTGAaccattcattaagatcatgagaataaaggaaatgatcgccaaccaaagaagctttgattgttaaacaaattctccttgtcagtactacaggaaatgtatagaggatAGCACGaagaatgtggatactgatgttagggtataaagggttaaataatgCTGAAATAAAGTTTGAGGGACCAATCAGCTGAGCATTTCTTGAGAATGTTATATTCTATGTAACGTTTATAAGCCAttagtaaaatatcaatttgagagCTACAGAACTAAAGTTTTCATAATAATTActattttcttcttcagagacatataaaaaaaattattaggtgtccattcattttttttgaaaCTGAGTGCTGCATTGGGAACCTAAGTCAGCAAACACAAGGGCATTCAAGGTGTTCTTCAGAGATTCGATAATTCACTCACTGCTAAACAGAATTcttcagctttttctttatttagataTCAAAGTTATATTTCCCAATCAACTAACAACGTTCCTCCCCTACTTCATTtcttgaatgaaatgaaaactgaCAGTGAACGTATGAAAATCATAGTGTAaactgtggataaagacatgaatatgaaagcgatctttgcagtaatgaacactacttaagcagttgTAGCAGAAATAAGGCTTGAAAACTCTATGATTATAGCATTAAGATATGACATAAcactcaaccaatcagagatTGTGCCCTACCATGATCACCAGCAATTACTCTGGAGTAATTACAAGTCTTCTAAATATTCTTTTAATCATAATAtgaaaaaacaccaaaaatagaagtaaaaatAGGATATAAAAGGGAATCAATACTGGATGAAGGTTTTAAACTTACTTGTGTTTCCCACCCaaatatatttgaataaaaacagaaCCATCCTTGTGTGATGTAGATTCTTCCTTGGAGTAGAATTTCACGACTTAGAGCACAGGAAAAATCTAAGAAGAGAATTTCATaactcaaacaaaaaataataatctaaAATTGTTGAACAACTGAATGTTACatgttaaacaatttttggGGGTTAAACTGGAAGAAAATGTGGACACTACAGAATGGCAAGATGACAAAATCCATGAAAATTTCTAGACATTCtcttataataaataaaataatcaagagTGCAACACTCAAAAGTTTTTTGAATCAAAAGGACTTTTCATCAAACCTTCTCATCAATGTTGGcatgtatattattttattaaatgtAAGTTCATATACTTACCATTTATGGGGAACTGGTCCATTGGAACACTCTTAAAAAGACGGTGAAATTCTTCATAGGGAGTCCGTGTTGACAGTAAAGActgcaagtaaaaaaaaattaaccaaaaacaaaaactgtgaatCAATGTGAACTGTGTCAACAAAATACAGGTCAAAACTGAACTGGTGCCAGTTTAGCACCATTGTGTACCTCCCAAAAAGTGACAAATCAACACCTAAATTTATTAAATCCTGGCATTCAAAAGGTTGTCTTACTAAGTATGATTATTTGCTTAAATGATTATCAGAATATGCCACTTATTTGCTTAGTTTCACGTTATTTACTATTAAAATAATATAACTATCATAGTCAAAAATCATATGCCACATATCACCctgatttaaaacattttctgaaCTAGCCCAACAACTTTCATACTGTTTTTAACCATCCCATATCATAAAAGCCACTATTTGTCCTACTAACAGGTCCTGTGAGTttcaaataataacaaatttctAAGCGCAGAGAGCTGTCAGACCATCATATGTGAACAAGAAGTTTTGTTATATAAAATGCAGTGCCAccataattttttgctttatggTTAGGCAGTAGCACAGCTATGTTAATACAAAAAATAGCAACAGCTGTTCAATTTTGGCACTTTTTGGAAATGAATTGTATCGGGGCCAATTAAAATTAGTATTCAAATTCAAATGGACTACAACACTAAGGCTAGACATCAACATCAGGTGTTTTAGCATTGACAAGTTAAATCTAAGCAATGATTAATAAAAGTTATCGACAGATGAAACTCTGTGTTTACAAAAGAATGACAGGTAAATATccctcaaaatatttttaataccACAAAGAACCTCTGATATACAGTTTCAGGGCAAACTTTCAATTTCAACTTGTCGGTTTGTAAAAACCTTTGGGAAAACTTCACAACTCTattatcattaaaataaatttaaacattaaCCTAATTTAGGTTAGTGTATAACACCGGTCTtcacaaaaatgtaaaatgtataATATGTATTGATGTGTGCATAAATACTGTATGGTAAATGTCTCACCATagaattttgtttgaataagCTGACTAGAGCCATACTGCCCAGCATATATCTATCACCAGAAATAGATATGAAGTGCTAAAGGACTTTGAATTCAAAGATTAGATCAAAATGCTCAGTTTAAGAAAACTTTCATATCTTGGACACTAGCATTTACCCCATCGTGGCTATTCCTTTTGAATCAATAATTTATACACTACAAGCCATCAGAATTGATTTCCAAACCAAGCATTCTCAAAATGGGTTTCCTGCAATTCTGAGAATATAATGCAGTCCCAATTCTAAAGGTATTAAGGACAAAATACTGAGCCACAAATTAGCCAAAAATTCTGAGggttgaaataaaagttttaccCATTTCACAAATAAATAACACTCAGTCTgtgtcttttaaaatttttgagttGAAGAATATTTTCGAAAACCATGAAACATGCTCTgagatataaattttttttttggttcgaGTTCTGTAAGCCACctatttgttatttttgcagaaAATCTTGGCTGGATGACTGCCATCTGACAGTTCATTCACATGTGAACTCAGGAAACCATGCAGAAGTAGGTTGctataattttgaaattttactaACTTAAAACTGCAGCTTGTAGTTTAAGAATGAAGATTCTTATAATAGTTGACAAGTAAGTCATTAGTTTAGGAATTCAAGCCTTCTAGAGTTTTAATAAAAGCTTTACATAAACAGGAAATGTTGATGTCAATTTACCCATCTGTTCTGTGAGTTAGCTCCTTTCCTTCGTGCTTTGCTTGTGACTTGGAAACTATCATCCTTAGATCGGCCAAATACTACATTCCGCCGCCTTAGTTTTCGTTTCCCTGCATTCATGGTAATTTGGGAAAGGACCTTCGGTATGTCCtcacttttaattgaaatgCATGAGACATTATGCAGACTTGGTTCGAGTGAGGAACAAACCGGTCAGAATCATTTCACAAGCAGATAATTAATTCAAGGCTTAAAATAAACCAGTGTTCAGAAACAGACCACAGAGATGACAGGTTGCTCCTGATTGGCTACAAACAAGTGGCAGGTGAAAGAATACAATTGGTAGTAGCATTTATCCCAAAGTAAATTGTCTTATGTAAAGAAAATAACCCAATAGAACTCCTGATGGTTTGAATGAATACAACGTAACTTAAATGTTTAGACTTGTCACATGGGAAGATGAATACAAACACTTTTGTTACTCTCAACTGAAGGTAAACTGTTAGGTACAAAATCCAAGTGTTCAATATTTTTAAGCCAGGCAAGAATGCAGATGAAtcatttgaacaaaaaaaaattcatggaaaTCTAAGATAATATCAGAATTAAATTCTTAACTAGGATTAAAAACCATGAAAGAGATTAAGATTTGCCCTTTCAAATCCTTTTCCTTCTAGTCAAACAGTACAGCCACATTTAGAGCATTTCAAAGAATTTACACATGCC is a window encoding:
- the LOC131779097 gene encoding uncharacterized protein isoform X3; amino-acid sequence: MECESDRPEVTLVKRGKVNFVERSKGLKSLTRKMQYVPLIFQDTLKFSSSSSGAKSQLLKSDRTPNFIKSLLSTRTPYEEFHRLFKSVPMDQFPINDFSCALSREILLQGRIYITQGWFCFYSNIFGWETQVTIDCTKIQSITREKTAYVVPNAILICTDEEKHFFSSFLSRETVYKLLLQVWDEVKAKNQKMDEADGENQQTEAGSPSEDKDVWEDEDEDEEQNIEGNDDEDHECSAGGPGEHAGHCKKCEQARKASSENLSRIKDVDEEGKMVMSKRGGHISHLGEKSSVSRCQDPAKITGCAGAAMFLASVAETVYSYFQVSLRLVRRLTREQLFYITTCFLITCLIMCSLFLLQRISILEPKIMAQLSYPPEKILLQKSMHQLWKLRQEVFDAEIVRFKTIVAANLNAITQVRQTLKMLEDDLDAHMSRNCTLLANNVCVQI
- the LOC131779097 gene encoding protein Aster-C isoform X4: MNAGKRKLRRRNVVFGRSKDDSFQVTSKARRKGANSQNRWSLLSTRTPYEEFHRLFKSVPMDQFPINDFSCALSREILLQGRIYITQGWFCFYSNIFGWETQVTIDCTKIQSITREKTAYVVPNAILICTDEEKHFFSSFLSRETVYKLLLQVWDEVKAKNQKMDEADGENQQTEAGSPSEDKDVWEDEDEDEEQNIEGNDDEDHECSAGGPGEHAGHCKKCEQARKASSENLSRIKDVDEEGKMVMSKRGGHISHLGEKSSVSRCQDPAKITGCAGAAMFLASVAETVYSYFQVSLRLVRRLTREQLFYITTCFLITCLIMCSLFLLQRISILEPKIMAQLSYPPEKILLQKSMHQLWKLRQEVFDAEIVRFKTIVAANLNAITQVRQTLKMLEDDLDAHMSRNCTLLANNVCVQI
- the LOC131779097 gene encoding protein Aster-C isoform X2 — encoded protein: MDTASNVEAETNDSASSMSFNEFETFADEVNGDIPEVDYRGRVKSEKLPSDVYESSNSLSQSQLLKSDRTPNFIKSLLSTRTPYEEFHRLFKSVPMDQFPINDFSCALSREILLQGRIYITQGWFCFYSNIFGWETQVTIDCTKIQSITREKTAYVVPNAILICTDEEKHFFSSFLSRETVYKLLLQVWDEVKAKNQKMDEADGENQQTEAGSPSEDKDVWEDEDEDEEQNIEGNDDEDHECSAGGPGEHAGHCKKCEQARKASSENLSRIKDVDEEGKMVMSKRGGHISHLGEKSSVSRCQDPAKITGCAGAAMFLASVAETVYSYFQVSLRLVRRLTREQLFYITTCFLITCLIMCSLFLLQRISILEPKIMAQLSYPPEKILLQKSMHQLWKLRQEVFDAEIVRFKTIVAANLNAITQVRQTLKMLEDDLDAHMSRNCTLLANNVCVQI
- the LOC131779097 gene encoding GRAM domain-containing protein 2B isoform X1; this translates as MKLSLLHVKLFHDKKPNPILKTRTKRAKTKSKEVLTKPIPNSCGSMDTASNVEAETNDSASSMSFNEFETFADEVNGDIPEVDYRGRVKSEKLPSDVYESSNSLSQSQLLKSDRTPNFIKSLLSTRTPYEEFHRLFKSVPMDQFPINDFSCALSREILLQGRIYITQGWFCFYSNIFGWETQVTIDCTKIQSITREKTAYVVPNAILICTDEEKHFFSSFLSRETVYKLLLQVWDEVKAKNQKMDEADGENQQTEAGSPSEDKDVWEDEDEDEEQNIEGNDDEDHECSAGGPGEHAGHCKKCEQARKASSENLSRIKDVDEEGKMVMSKRGGHISHLGEKSSVSRCQDPAKITGCAGAAMFLASVAETVYSYFQVSLRLVRRLTREQLFYITTCFLITCLIMCSLFLLQRISILEPKIMAQLSYPPEKILLQKSMHQLWKLRQEVFDAEIVRFKTIVAANLNAITQVRQTLKMLEDDLDAHMSRNCTLLANNVCVQI